GGGGTAGAGCACTTTCTTGGTAAGGAAGAGGCCATGGGTTCAATTCCCATCGTGAGCACCACAAAGTAATAAAAGTTAAGTTTAAGCAATAATTGAATAATTTTTGGGTATAATTCCATTTCTATTCACAAATTAAGTCGGAGGACACTATGGCAAAAGAAAAGTTTGAACGTACGAAGCCGCACGTAAACATTGGTACTATTGGTCACGTTGACCACGGTAAAACTACTTTAACAGCAGCTATTACAGCAGTACTTGCAGTTAAAAATGATGCGAAATTTATGGATTATGATCAAATCGATAACGCACCAGAAGAAAGAGAGCGTGGTATTACTATCGCTACTTCACACGTTGAGTATGAGACTGATTCTCGTCACTATGCACACGTTGACTGTCCAGGTCACGCGGATTATGTTAAAAACATGATTA
This region of Sulfurimonas sp. genomic DNA includes:
- a CDS encoding GTP-binding protein; the protein is MAKEKFERTKPHVNIGTIGHVDHGKTTLTAAITAVLAVKNDAKFMDYDQIDNAPEERERGITIATSHVEYETDSRHYAHVDCPGHADYVKNMI